A single Micromonospora sp. CCTCC AA 2012012 DNA region contains:
- a CDS encoding transglycosylase domain-containing protein gives MNYGEPSSSRGRAQIPGQEGGASARASVTPPGSASAGRASVGGAAPVPRSGGASGAAPVGRAGAGRASVPVSPAPGGVSGRAGAGRASVPVSPAPGAASARASVGAASVGTAGRASVGSASVGGRAAVARAGVPGMVGGGPGGPGGPGGPGGPSGPGRGGRDPNAVARAKKRRRINMLIAGFAVFIMLAGIGVVGFTYYSTKVILPEDVTPPLATTIYAKDNKTPIAKVGAENRTFVTIQQIPQWVQDAVAAAEDRNFYEHSGVDYKGIARAAWNNLTGGDKQGASTITQQYARNAYDNLKQDTYGRKVKEAILASKLNDKYSKPEIMQHYLNVIYFGRGAYGIEAAAQTYFGHSVSKLTVAEAAVLAALIKQPEPSATHKGYDPAINPEAALDRWNYVISGMITKGWLDAAGKPAHPTEYPKNIKKPNLKGNAADFGVNTPYGNVINYVSQEMRDMKLCTDEDAQVTPTKPLCSQALQKGGYRITTTIDPDVQEAALEAAQRAKKGSELDGQPANLMAAVVAIDPGTGGVRAYYGGDNGTGTDYAGKNYENGQVSGGHSPGSSFKIYTLAAALKAGISVKSLWKASAFTPEGTKFKVSNAGSDKVSCGDSCTLEFSTLRSYNVPFYYVTEQIGPDKVIDMAKQAGVTTMWRTDTNPARAYDLTNADPKKLAPSPFFNVVGYGQYPITVLDHANGVATFANEGLYNKAHFVKLVQKQNTTTGKWDTVGTERVKPQRRIDKDIVADVTSVLEQYPKGINRELAGGRPAAEKTGTWELGDGSDDNGDAWMIGYTPQLATAVWVGNVGARKAIKDKNKRMISGARMPGAIFQRFMNDALKGKEKLDFPPAAHVGKDDVGNGTPPPPPAPDPNQQPQQPQNCTDPLGIFCPPNNGGGNPGPGGPNGGGGRPGGGGGGILPSTPPTRQTY, from the coding sequence ATGAACTACGGCGAACCCAGTTCTTCGCGTGGGCGGGCGCAGATCCCGGGGCAGGAGGGCGGGGCCTCGGCCCGGGCCTCCGTGACGCCCCCGGGTTCGGCATCCGCCGGCCGCGCGTCGGTCGGCGGCGCGGCCCCCGTACCCCGCAGTGGTGGCGCCTCCGGCGCGGCCCCGGTGGGTCGGGCCGGTGCGGGACGGGCCTCGGTCCCGGTCTCCCCGGCGCCCGGCGGTGTCTCCGGGCGGGCGGGCGCGGGGCGGGCCTCCGTCCCGGTCTCCCCGGCACCGGGTGCCGCGTCCGCGCGGGCCTCGGTCGGCGCGGCCAGCGTGGGTACGGCCGGACGGGCGAGCGTCGGCTCGGCCTCCGTCGGTGGTCGGGCCGCGGTGGCCCGGGCGGGTGTCCCCGGCATGGTCGGCGGCGGGCCGGGTGGCCCCGGCGGACCGGGTGGTCCCGGTGGGCCGAGCGGCCCGGGACGGGGCGGTCGTGACCCGAACGCGGTGGCCCGGGCCAAGAAGCGCCGCCGGATCAACATGCTGATCGCCGGCTTCGCCGTCTTCATCATGCTCGCCGGCATCGGCGTCGTCGGCTTCACCTACTACTCGACGAAGGTGATCCTCCCCGAGGACGTCACCCCGCCGCTGGCCACCACGATCTACGCCAAGGACAACAAGACGCCGATCGCCAAGGTCGGCGCGGAGAACCGCACCTTCGTCACCATCCAGCAGATTCCGCAGTGGGTCCAGGACGCGGTCGCCGCCGCCGAGGACCGGAACTTCTACGAGCACTCCGGCGTGGACTACAAGGGCATCGCCCGGGCCGCCTGGAACAACCTCACCGGCGGCGACAAGCAGGGTGCCTCGACCATCACCCAGCAGTACGCCCGCAACGCCTACGACAACCTCAAGCAGGACACGTACGGCCGGAAGGTGAAGGAGGCGATCCTCGCCTCCAAGCTCAACGACAAGTACAGCAAGCCCGAGATCATGCAGCACTACCTGAACGTCATCTACTTCGGGCGGGGCGCGTACGGCATCGAGGCGGCGGCACAGACCTACTTCGGCCACTCGGTGTCGAAGCTGACGGTGGCCGAGGCGGCGGTGCTGGCGGCATTGATCAAGCAGCCCGAGCCGAGCGCGACCCACAAGGGCTACGACCCGGCGATCAATCCGGAAGCCGCGCTGGACCGGTGGAACTACGTGATCAGCGGCATGATCACCAAGGGCTGGCTGGACGCCGCCGGCAAGCCGGCACACCCCACCGAATACCCGAAGAACATCAAGAAGCCCAACCTGAAGGGCAACGCCGCCGACTTCGGCGTCAACACGCCGTACGGCAACGTGATCAACTATGTCTCGCAGGAGATGCGGGACATGAAGCTCTGCACCGACGAAGACGCCCAGGTCACGCCGACGAAGCCGCTCTGCTCGCAGGCCCTGCAGAAGGGCGGCTACCGGATCACCACCACGATCGACCCGGACGTCCAGGAGGCGGCGCTCGAGGCGGCCCAGCGGGCCAAGAAGGGCTCGGAACTCGACGGTCAGCCGGCGAACCTGATGGCCGCCGTGGTGGCGATCGACCCCGGCACCGGCGGGGTGCGCGCCTACTACGGTGGTGACAACGGCACCGGCACCGACTACGCCGGCAAGAACTACGAGAACGGCCAGGTCAGCGGCGGCCACTCGCCGGGCTCGAGCTTCAAGATCTATACCCTGGCCGCGGCGCTCAAGGCGGGGATCTCCGTCAAGTCGCTCTGGAAGGCCTCGGCGTTCACCCCGGAGGGGACGAAGTTCAAGGTCAGCAACGCCGGTTCCGACAAGGTCTCCTGCGGCGACTCCTGCACCCTCGAGTTCTCCACCCTGCGGTCGTACAACGTGCCGTTCTACTACGTCACCGAGCAGATCGGCCCGGACAAGGTGATCGACATGGCCAAGCAGGCCGGCGTCACCACGATGTGGCGGACCGACACCAACCCCGCCAGGGCCTACGACCTCACCAACGCGGACCCGAAGAAGCTGGCGCCGAGTCCCTTCTTCAACGTGGTCGGCTACGGCCAGTACCCGATCACCGTGCTGGACCACGCCAACGGCGTCGCCACCTTCGCCAACGAGGGCCTCTACAACAAGGCGCACTTCGTGAAGCTGGTGCAGAAGCAGAACACCACGACCGGCAAGTGGGACACGGTCGGCACCGAGCGGGTGAAGCCGCAGCGGCGCATCGACAAGGACATCGTCGCCGACGTCACCTCGGTGCTGGAGCAGTACCCGAAGGGCATCAACCGCGAGTTGGCCGGCGGCCGGCCGGCGGCCGAGAAGACCGGCACATGGGAACTCGGCGACGGCAGCGACGACAACGGCGACGCCTGGATGATCGGCTACACGCCGCAGCTCGCCACCGCCGTCTGGGTCGGCAACGTGGGCGCCCGCAAGGCGATCAAGGACAAGAACAAGCGGATGATCAGCGGCGCGCGGATGCCGGGTGCCATCTTCCAGCGCTTCATGAACGACGCGCTCAAGGGCAAGGAGAAGCTGGACTTCCCGCCCGCCGCGCACGTCGGCAAGGACGACGTCGGCAACGGCACTCCCCCGCCGCCCCCGGCGCCGGACCCGAACCAGCAGCCGCAGCAGCCGCAGAACTGCACCGACCCGCTCGGCATCTTCTGCCCGCCGAACAACGGCGGCGGCAACCCCGGGCCGGGCGGCCCGAACGGCGGCGGCGGTCGACCCGGCGGTGGCGGAGGCGGGATCCTCCCGAGCACACCACCAACCCGTCAGACGTACTGA
- a CDS encoding glycosyltransferase family 87 protein, with the protein MSTQSTAGIEDTGTVDHPSRSDGFVRGVSEVIGGPLGDHAVALDRPAGREGRFWTAARIVLALVCLTLALHWVQKSPCQDGAWQNNVQYTRLCYTDVLALYYAEGLNEGKVPYVDHPVEYPVLTGYFMGALGLPVHALGADHPGINQGQWFYNLNALVLGALAVATVGVILALRRRRPWDAALFALAPALALTATVNWDLLAVGLAAFGLYAWSRTRPGQQGVLMAVLAGALIGLGGAAKMWPLFLLGPILVLAFRAGRALTALLSVAAAAVAVLAVNLPMAIPYWDNWNRFFELNTTRPIDWGTLWYIGRYLDGKVSPQAGPFDWLNAHIPTLNWVSYALFGLACLGVAALALLAPRRPRLGQLAFLVVAAFLIFSKVWSQQFVLWLLPLAVLARPRWGAFLAWQLAEVCYFAAFYGELLGAATSRPVFPEGVFVLAASLRLVTVAVLCGLVIRDILHPERDAVRATYADDPDGGVLDGAPDAPWLARRRDREASHLPAEPAPA; encoded by the coding sequence ATGAGCACCCAGTCGACGGCAGGCATCGAGGACACCGGGACGGTCGACCACCCGTCCCGCTCGGACGGCTTCGTCCGGGGCGTCTCCGAGGTGATCGGTGGCCCGCTCGGCGACCACGCGGTCGCCCTGGACCGGCCCGCCGGTCGGGAGGGCCGATTCTGGACGGCCGCCCGGATCGTGCTGGCGCTGGTCTGCCTCACGCTCGCCCTGCACTGGGTGCAGAAGTCGCCCTGCCAGGACGGCGCCTGGCAGAACAACGTGCAGTACACCCGGCTCTGCTACACCGACGTGCTCGCGCTCTACTACGCCGAGGGCCTCAACGAGGGCAAGGTGCCCTACGTCGACCACCCCGTCGAGTACCCGGTGCTGACCGGCTACTTCATGGGCGCGCTCGGGCTGCCGGTACACGCCCTCGGCGCGGACCACCCCGGGATCAACCAGGGCCAGTGGTTCTACAACCTCAACGCGCTGGTGCTCGGCGCGCTCGCCGTCGCCACGGTCGGGGTGATCCTCGCGCTGCGCCGCCGACGACCGTGGGACGCGGCGCTCTTCGCCCTCGCCCCCGCACTGGCGCTCACCGCCACCGTCAACTGGGACCTGCTCGCCGTCGGTCTCGCCGCCTTCGGCCTGTACGCCTGGTCGCGGACCAGACCCGGCCAACAAGGTGTCCTGATGGCTGTCCTGGCCGGGGCACTGATCGGGCTCGGTGGCGCCGCGAAGATGTGGCCGCTGTTCCTCCTCGGACCGATCCTGGTGCTCGCGTTCCGCGCCGGCCGCGCCCTGACGGCCCTGCTCTCCGTGGCCGCGGCTGCCGTGGCGGTGCTGGCGGTCAACCTGCCGATGGCCATTCCCTACTGGGACAACTGGAACCGCTTCTTCGAGCTGAACACCACCCGGCCCATCGACTGGGGCACCCTCTGGTACATCGGCCGCTATCTCGACGGGAAGGTCAGCCCGCAGGCGGGACCCTTCGACTGGCTGAACGCGCACATCCCCACCCTCAACTGGGTGTCGTACGCCCTCTTCGGGCTGGCCTGCCTCGGCGTGGCCGCGCTGGCGCTGCTGGCGCCGCGCCGCCCCCGGCTCGGCCAGCTCGCCTTCCTGGTCGTCGCCGCGTTCCTCATCTTCAGCAAGGTGTGGTCGCAGCAGTTCGTGCTCTGGCTGCTGCCGCTCGCGGTGCTGGCCCGGCCGCGCTGGGGTGCCTTCCTGGCCTGGCAGCTCGCCGAGGTCTGCTACTTCGCCGCCTTCTACGGCGAACTGCTCGGCGCGGCGACCAGCCGTCCCGTCTTCCCCGAGGGCGTCTTCGTGCTGGCCGCCAGCCTCCGGCTGGTCACCGTCGCGGTGCTCTGCGGCCTGGTGATCCGGGACATCCTGCACCCCGAGCGGGACGCGGTACGCGCCACCTACGCCGACGACCCGGACGGCGGAGTCCTGGACGGCGCCCCGGACGCGCCCTGGCTCGCCCGCCGGCGCGACCGGGAGGCCAGCCACCTCCCGGCCGAACCCGCCCCGGCCTGA
- a CDS encoding deoxyribonuclease IV, producing MRIGAHVDPTDPLAEATARDAEAVQFFLSDPQGWKAPKPREDAERLRDADVDLYVHAPYVINVATLNNRIRIPSRKLLLGHAAAAAAIGAKGLIVHGGHVNAGDDLAVGFDNWRKTFAYAADSGGFPLPVLIENTAGGDNACARHLDALARLWDVLGDHEVGFCLDTCHAHAGGEELLGLVDRVKAITGRIDLVHANNSKGAFNSGQDRHDNLGGGTIEPELVVAVIRAAGAPVIVETPGGVDGQSADIAFLRDQLGAESRAA from the coding sequence ATGCGAATCGGAGCCCACGTCGATCCGACCGACCCGCTCGCCGAGGCGACCGCCCGCGACGCCGAGGCGGTGCAGTTCTTCCTCTCCGACCCGCAGGGCTGGAAGGCCCCGAAGCCCCGGGAGGACGCCGAACGGCTGCGCGACGCGGACGTCGACCTCTACGTCCACGCGCCCTACGTGATCAACGTGGCCACCCTCAACAACCGGATCCGGATCCCGAGCCGCAAGCTGCTGCTCGGCCACGCGGCCGCCGCCGCGGCCATCGGCGCCAAGGGGCTGATCGTGCACGGCGGCCACGTCAACGCCGGTGACGACCTGGCCGTCGGCTTCGACAACTGGCGCAAGACCTTCGCGTACGCGGCGGACTCCGGCGGCTTCCCACTGCCGGTGCTCATCGAGAACACCGCCGGCGGGGACAACGCCTGCGCCCGGCACCTCGACGCGCTGGCCCGGCTCTGGGACGTCCTCGGTGACCATGAGGTCGGCTTCTGCCTCGACACCTGCCACGCGCATGCCGGGGGTGAGGAGCTGCTCGGGCTGGTCGACCGGGTCAAGGCGATCACCGGTCGGATCGACCTGGTGCACGCCAACAACTCCAAGGGCGCCTTCAACTCCGGTCAGGACCGGCACGACAACCTCGGCGGCGGCACCATCGAGCCGGAACTGGTGGTGGCGGTGATCCGGGCAGCCGGCGCGCCGGTCATCGTGGAGACCCCCGGCGGGGTCGACGGCCAGTCGGCCGACATCGCCTTCCTGCGCGATCAGCTCGGCGCGGAGAGCCGGGCGGCATGA